The Manis javanica isolate MJ-LG chromosome 4, MJ_LKY, whole genome shotgun sequence genome contains a region encoding:
- the SH3BGRL3 gene encoding SH3 domain-binding glutamic acid-rich-like protein 3 isoform X2 gives MSGLRVYSTSVTGSREIKSQQSEVTRILDGKRIQYQLVDISQDNALRDEMRALAGNPKATPPQIVNGDQYCGDYELFVEAVEQNTLQEFLKLA, from the exons ATGAGCGGCCTTCGCGTCTACAGCACGTCGGTCACTGGGTCCCGCGAA ATCAAGTCCCAGCAGAGCGAGGTGACCCGCATCCTGGACGGGAAGCGCATCCAGTACCAGCTAGTGGACATCTCTCAGGACAACGCCCTGCGGGATGAGATGCGAGCCTTGGCGGGCAACCCCaaggccaccccaccccagatTGTCAACGGGGACCAGTACTGTGGG GACTATGAGCTCTTCGTGGAGGCTGTGGAACAAAACACACTGCAGGAGTTCCTGAAACTGGCCTGA
- the SH3BGRL3 gene encoding SH3 domain-binding glutamic acid-rich-like protein 3 isoform X1 — translation MSGLRVYSTSVTGSRERVLCPQIKSQQSEVTRILDGKRIQYQLVDISQDNALRDEMRALAGNPKATPPQIVNGDQYCGDYELFVEAVEQNTLQEFLKLA, via the exons ATGAGCGGCCTTCGCGTCTACAGCACGTCGGTCACTGGGTCCCGCGAA CGCGTCCTCTGCCCCCAGATCAAGTCCCAGCAGAGCGAGGTGACCCGCATCCTGGACGGGAAGCGCATCCAGTACCAGCTAGTGGACATCTCTCAGGACAACGCCCTGCGGGATGAGATGCGAGCCTTGGCGGGCAACCCCaaggccaccccaccccagatTGTCAACGGGGACCAGTACTGTGGG GACTATGAGCTCTTCGTGGAGGCTGTGGAACAAAACACACTGCAGGAGTTCCTGAAACTGGCCTGA